TTGTACAGAATTTCTATGAAAACATCAAAACTGATGAAGAAGGCAATCTAATGTATTTCGCTAAAAATGCAATTCCCCAAATTAAAGCCTTAAAAAGTCAAAGCATAAAAAATCGTTTGATTGAAAACTTATCATACGATATAAACATTGAGAATGAGAGTTATGATAAAATATATCACGAATTTTTATTGATTACAAATGATCCAATATTAAAACGAAAACTCACAGCCAATTATAATGCGGCAAATGCTTTACAGCCTGGAAATACAGCTCCAGGTTTTAATTATGAAAATCAAAAAGGAGGAAAAACTTCTTTAGAAAATCTGAAAGGAAAATATGTTTATATTGATCTTTGGGCAACATGGTGTGGCCCATGTCGTGAGGAAATTCCGTTTCTTCAAAAAGTAGAAGAAAAATATAAAGGCAAAAATATTGAGTTTGTCAGTATTTCAATAGATGCAATAAAGGATCAGCCAAAATGGAGTAAATTTATTGTAGATAAAAAATTAGGAGGAACTCAATTGTTAGCAGAAAATGAATGGGAATCCAAAATAATGAAAGATTATAGTGTTCAGGGAGTTCCCACATTTATCCTTGTTGACCCAAATGGTAATATTGTTACTGCACGTGCACCAAAACCATCTGACCCAAAACTTATTGAATTATTAAATAGTTTGAGAATTTAATTATCCGATGACGAGGATCCCACTCTTTCCATAATTT
The Flavobacterium flavigenum genome window above contains:
- a CDS encoding TlpA family protein disulfide reductase, whose amino-acid sequence is MGFKEKEARSIYYLEQKHLLFYKKYHSYYAKLDSFDVSQTYPKFDKTMDLDTNSDFLFSNQYQDIVVQNFYENIKTDEEGNLMYFAKNAIPQIKALKSQSIKNRLIENLSYDINIENESYDKIYHEFLLITNDPILKRKLTANYNAANALQPGNTAPGFNYENQKGGKTSLENLKGKYVYIDLWATWCGPCREEIPFLQKVEEKYKGKNIEFVSISIDAIKDQPKWSKFIVDKKLGGTQLLAENEWESKIMKDYSVQGVPTFILVDPNGNIVTARAPKPSDPKLIELLNSLRI